GCCTAGGGAGAACTGGGAGATGGCGGCGACGAAAGAGAAGGAGAAGACCAAGACTGGAAGGATGAGGATGATGGCCTTGAGCACACCGCCGGCGCTGTGATCGCCGGCTTCCATGAAGGAACCCAAGTCCCATTGCGGGATGAGGTAGAGCGATACTGCTGCGAGCGCCACGATGAGTGGGTAGACCACGAACTGTGCAATCTTGAGCATGATGGCGTTGCCAAAAGCTAGTGCGAGCGTCATGAGGCCCACGCACAGCGGCGCCAGGATGTAGCGGGAGATTTCCGGGCCACCCAGCTGGTTGACGATGAAGCTATCGACCGTATTCGTAATCGATACGCCGTAGATAAGTACCACCGGGAAGATGGTGAACCAGTAGATGATGGCGAGGATGATGCCGTTGCCGCGGCCGAAGAAGTGGGTGAGTACAGCGAGGACATCTTCGCCGTGTAGCGGCGAGTAGCTAATGATCCAGGAGAACGCGCGGTGGGCCAGGTAGGTCATCGGGAAGATGAGCAGGGTAGCCACCAGCAGCGGGATGAAGCCGAAGCTGCCGGCAGAAATCGGCAAGAAGAGGATACCTGCGCCCACGGCAGTGCCGAAGAGCGTGATTGTCCACTGGCTATTGACGGCCTTATTGGTGGTCACCTGGCTGCTGTTGGGGGTGTCTGCGCCGCCGGTAGCGGGTGAACTCGCCGGTGAAGCAGGCGCATTCGCAGTCGTGTGAGACATAGAATTCATCCTTCAGTAATTGTGAATGGGCTAACATAAACAATCTATCTGAAGGTTTTGTCGAACGAAAGCAAATTTGTGATCTAAGTTAAATAAATGTAAAAGACCGCCGCACCAAGGGTGGTGCAGCGGTCTTTGGGAATCTTGCTAAGGTGCCGCAGCTAGTCCGCGATCAGGTTTTCTTCCTTCAGGAAGTCGAGCGCCACGGTGGTGTAGTCCTCGCCATCGACGTCGACGCGGGCGTTAAGTGCCTGCATCTTTTCGTCGGTAAGCAGCTGCGAAAGGGGAGCGAAGAGCTCTGCAATTTCTGGGTGCTCGTCCAGGGCCTCGGTGGGAGCATCTGGAGCGGAGTGATGACGTGTATGGGGAGGGGGAACATGAAGGAAGGCCGCTGCACCGTTTGATGGTGCAGCGGCCTTTTGAAGTGACTGGCTAGGAAACTGTGTCCCTAGGACAGAAGTGGGGAGTTCTTAGAACAGGCCCTCAGCCTTCTTGCCGGTGTCCTTCATGGTGTGCTCGCGGGAGTCAACGTTCTGGTCGTTGTGCTTGGAGTCATCACCCTTGATGCGGGAGGTCTGGGTTACCTCGATGTTGTTGATGATGCGGCCTTCCTTGGTGTTGCCATCGCCGAAGTCCAGGTTTGCGATGCGAGCCTCTTCGCCAGCGTTAATCGGGTTAGCCAGGGTTACCTCGAAGGAGCGGGTGGAGGTCTTCTCGTTGAAGCCCAGGTCACGGATGTGAGCGCCGTTGGAGGAACGCGGGGTGATGAGGCGGTCAACGCCCTTCGGGCCCTTAGCGGTCTTCACGTCAACGCGGAACTGGGTAGCTGGGAACTCGCCGTAGTAGCGCTCGGAGCCAACGTTCTTAGCGCGCAGAGCAACGGTGCCTGCGAAGCCAGCGTGCTTAGCGCCGGAAACGGTCAGGTAAGGCTCGAGGTCGAGCTTGTGCTTGGAGTCCTTCTTGTCCTCCTTGGCATCAACCTCTTCCTGCTTCTTCTTGTCAGCAGCCTCTTCGTTCTTGCCCTCTGCCTCGGAGACCTTCTCGGTTGCTTCCTTGGCGTTGCCCTCGGACTCCTTGACGACCTCTGCGTCAGCCTCGAGGTTCTTGTCCTCTTCAACAACCTTCGGGTCGTTGACATCGGTGGTGTTCTGAGCGTCCTTGTTAGGAGCGTAGGAGTCAGAAAGCTTATCGTACAGCTTGACGCGAACCTCGTTCTTTACCGGCTGCATTGCGTTCCATGCGGTCGGGGTGGACCAGGTGCCGTTTGGCTTGCAGTACTGCTGGGTGCCGGTCATGTTCAGCACGCGGAAGCCGTAGGTAGCTTCACCGGTGTGGTTTGGTGGAACGTCGTAAGGTCCGATGGACTGGCCAGCATCCCAAGACAGGGAGTAGGAAGCGCTAGCACCAATCTTGGTGGCGATCTCGTGAGAGATGCCGAAGGAGCCTTCAGCGCCCTTCTTGGAGCCCTTGCCGCCCAGGTTCATGGACGTGGTCTCGGTGCGGTCACCGTTGACGGAAAGGGAGATGGACTGAGACTTGGACAGATCCTGCTGCAGCGGGATGTCCTTCTTGGTCTGGTTGGTGGTGGAGATGGTGCCGGCCGGCAGGAAGCGGTCGGAGACCTTGTAGACCACGGTGCGGTGGTCCTCCCACGGGTTACATACCGGGCGAGGGTTCAAGATGTTCGCCTTCATGTGGTCGGAACCGTGGGTGGTGTGGATGATTGGCAGGTCCGGGTTCAGGGCCGGGGTCTCCGGGTAGGACTCGGTCTGGGTAGCTGCGCCAGCCAGCGGTGCCGCGAATGCGGTGCCGGCGACGATGAGGCCGGCGGTCAGGCCGGTCATGCGACGACGAATCGACATATAGAACTTCTCCTAGGCAGGTAGAAAATGAATGAACTTATGAATGAAATCCAGCAACTCTCAATGTTGCGCTAAGAAAACGCTAAAACAGGCTCAGAATTAATTCATCTCTTAGATGTCTATATATTTGCCACCCCGGCGGGTGGGTATTTTTTATATAGACCAACCTGTTTATTGGTGTTTGTTCCCGCTAAGCGGCTGATAGTACGTGCAAAAATATTGATGGATGATTGTCTATACAATAGAGAATCGGCACGAAGGGAGTAAGCCCCCATCTGGGGGTGTTTGAGTGGCTTCTGGAAGGGATTTAGGGTCCTGCCGAAAGGTTGTGGACACGTCACAATATGTGTCGTACGCTGCATTTAAGCGAGTGGGGAAGGGTTATAAAATGCTTTGCCATGAATGTTACGTGACATAAGTTATATGCGTTTACATGGCAGAGGTTGGTGCGTTTCGCAACAGTAACCTGTTGGGGCCTTCTGCTGAGGGGTAGCGCGTGGGGCTAGAGTAGGGCCGATTCGACAATCAGCATGAGGGCCGCAGAGATGGCAA
The nucleotide sequence above comes from Corynebacterium tuberculostearicum. Encoded proteins:
- a CDS encoding amino acid permease codes for the protein MSHTTANAPASPASSPATGGADTPNSSQVTTNKAVNSQWTITLFGTAVGAGILFLPISAGSFGFIPLLVATLLIFPMTYLAHRAFSWIISYSPLHGEDVLAVLTHFFGRGNGIILAIIYWFTIFPVVLIYGVSITNTVDSFIVNQLGGPEISRYILAPLCVGLMTLALAFGNAIMLKIAQFVVYPLIVALAAVSLYLIPQWDLGSFMEAGDHSAGGVLKAIILILPVLVFSFSFVAAISQFSLGMEKEYGADHHAQSDKVIRNSAILLTIFTMFFVWSCALAMGADGMQEANDKNLPVLSYFANETGTPFMAYMAPIVVICAVASSYFGHALGTIEGTQYLFNLAAPKATKKMSTRTLDLWTYLFIFVATSLVGIFNPSILDMISVVGGVFFAFMTYLLPIWVIYRVEALARFRSNKTNYFVAIMGLIVLFATIWGMFQ
- a CDS encoding glycine betaine ABC transporter substrate-binding protein, which translates into the protein MDEHPEIAELFAPLSQLLTDEKMQALNARVDVDGEDYTTVALDFLKEENLIAD